One window from the genome of Ignavibacteria bacterium encodes:
- a CDS encoding tetratricopeptide repeat protein, translated as MRRSIFLFFLLFTFSVYSQTYKELATKVQNFFSQGNYGIALVFAEQAAVQAEKEFGNSDTSYAKALNNLAMVYQKRLRYLDAERTFQKTLKIKEKAVGTSNFSYSTTLINLADLYKTRKDYVKAFEYYQLAANIDKGIVGENSEIYASNLANLGRISYYLEDIGKALNYLGAALKIREKTLGKDNAQYAVNQVYLADVYQLTGDFHTADSLYKLGLSILTYKIGTIHPLFLGALRQLANLYIQKGELRIADSLLFNALSIIEPRYTKKSLVFFDFLGDYAALKLKQGDLIKAEELGIEVYNGRKELLDSLHPDINKSALHLAKVFFKQDRFEEASIMLAEIFGRCLDIRQILYPALPIPDIQLVEKDAEEAFGLYNSIFMNKMASNDEIRHLAFNNYLILSMLNPGKYWFSKKQLDGKYITEEESDYVFWLRHAEYYGNLKLLPKKDLAAWNENLETVYNAVTSTASRLASDSVFAKSYLKFSFEWKEYLKTLAKDEVTIVILRGETNSGEYPGENSYGALILDGEKDADPRFIEIKNGNKLEEEVLADYKKADSDKRGTKFYKELWGDISAVLTNKKKLHIKLSGIYKQVAIELLFDQAQGKTLGELYQIESE; from the coding sequence ATGAGACGATCAATATTCCTGTTTTTTCTTCTTTTTACATTCTCAGTATATTCACAGACCTACAAAGAACTCGCAACCAAAGTGCAAAATTTCTTCTCTCAGGGGAATTATGGCATAGCCCTTGTGTTTGCTGAACAGGCAGCGGTGCAGGCTGAAAAGGAATTCGGGAACAGCGACACATCATACGCCAAGGCGTTGAACAATCTGGCAATGGTCTATCAAAAGAGGCTGCGTTACCTTGATGCGGAGCGGACATTTCAGAAAACCCTGAAAATAAAAGAAAAAGCTGTTGGGACTTCCAACTTTTCATATTCAACTACCCTGATTAATCTTGCAGATCTCTATAAAACCAGAAAAGATTATGTGAAGGCGTTCGAATATTATCAGCTTGCAGCAAACATTGACAAGGGAATCGTCGGGGAGAACAGTGAAATTTATGCATCGAATCTCGCAAATCTTGGCAGGATCAGCTACTACCTTGAGGATATCGGCAAGGCATTAAACTACCTCGGTGCAGCGCTCAAGATTAGAGAGAAAACCCTCGGGAAAGACAATGCGCAATATGCGGTGAATCAGGTTTATCTTGCCGATGTCTATCAACTTACGGGTGATTTTCATACCGCTGACTCACTTTACAAGCTGGGACTTTCGATTCTTACATACAAGATTGGTACAATCCATCCCCTTTTTCTCGGTGCTCTCAGACAGCTTGCCAACCTTTATATACAAAAGGGGGAACTCAGAATCGCAGATTCCCTTTTGTTTAATGCACTAAGCATTATTGAACCAAGATATACGAAAAAGAGTCTGGTTTTCTTCGATTTCCTCGGAGATTATGCAGCCCTCAAGTTGAAACAGGGTGATCTGATTAAGGCTGAGGAGCTCGGAATTGAAGTATATAACGGTCGCAAGGAGTTGCTCGACAGTTTGCATCCTGACATCAACAAATCAGCCCTCCATCTCGCTAAGGTGTTTTTTAAGCAGGATCGATTTGAAGAGGCATCGATAATGCTGGCTGAGATATTCGGCAGATGTCTGGACATCCGGCAGATACTTTACCCGGCACTTCCGATACCCGACATTCAGTTAGTTGAGAAAGATGCGGAGGAGGCGTTTGGTCTCTACAATTCAATCTTTATGAATAAAATGGCATCAAATGATGAAATCCGCCATTTGGCTTTTAATAATTACCTTATACTCTCAATGTTGAATCCGGGAAAGTACTGGTTTTCAAAAAAACAGCTTGATGGAAAGTATATTACCGAGGAGGAGAGCGACTATGTTTTTTGGCTTCGTCACGCTGAATACTACGGCAATCTAAAACTCCTGCCGAAAAAGGATCTTGCAGCGTGGAATGAAAACCTGGAAACGGTTTATAACGCTGTCACTTCGACTGCATCGCGACTCGCATCAGATTCAGTATTTGCAAAGTCTTATCTCAAATTTTCATTTGAATGGAAAGAATATCTAAAAACACTTGCTAAAGATGAAGTTACAATAGTTATTCTAAGAGGCGAGACAAACAGTGGTGAATATCCGGGTGAAAACAGCTACGGAGCGCTCATTCTGGATGGTGAAAAAGATGCAGACCCACGGTTTATCGAAATAAAAAACGGTAACAAACTTGAAGAGGAAGTGCTTGCAGACTATAAAAAAGCCGATTCTGACAAGCGTGGTACCAAATTCTACAAGGAGCTTTGGGGTGACATTTCAGCAGTCCTGACAAATAAAAAGAAGCTCCACATCAAACTGTCCGGTATATACAAACAGGTGGCTATTGAGCTTCTTTTTGATCAGGCACAAGGGAAGACCCTTGGCGAGTTGTATCAGATAGAATCGGAGTAG
- a CDS encoding adenylate/guanylate cyclase domain-containing protein: protein MRFRSRYSIKTILTAGLIVILLQIITQLLFNVSGNSYDHKATDVIYSFAYKNGATPAASNRVVFLTINDQTYDWLKSNQLDRKFLAKAIDDLSAYSPEAVMFDILFARPSSPVADSIFAESLRSAGNICLPAGLSVSFENKGGLDKEGVYYNRLVKEFLIHPRESGEGQPFIAGRGLYQADIFAGVTSTSGHITAVSESDGVYRFYPMLIKVDSGYIPTSTLAMFLRMYDIAPDSIYVKWGESITIPALKESKLEKDVVIPIDEHGQTFIPYPLKWQDDKRKMEIKNFTDRAENPELTDELTAFFEGNVVFVGDVSTGISDTGPTTLDIAAPLVVIHAAMMNALMTDSFFSSFGIFTFLLVITSVTVLMTVMSTFKNGIFLHFFFIAVLLLSLPFAYLMIVERILFPVVTFQAFTVLGYLTLLLTIQYTSAKEQSFIKSAFSRYLSPTVVDRLIENRESLALGGEERELTVLFSDIAGFTTISETIKPQELVKLLNEYFTEMTSIVTTNGGIIDKYIGDAIMAEFGAPLAFEGHALAAVTSALQMQKRCDELNRLWKEKGHPEIRMRIGINTGGVILGNMGSQQVFDYTVVGDTVNLASRLEGAGKVYGCNIMISETVYDQIKNSGIKTRALDFIKVKGKNKAVKVFEVISDEVYEKERVYFLKFEEALGNYFAQRFESAAALFTECIDLKPGDAASKEFLKRIKYFTENEVPSDWDGSFQMKEK from the coding sequence TTGCGATTCAGAAGCAGATATTCGATAAAAACCATTTTAACTGCAGGATTGATTGTCATACTTCTTCAGATTATTACTCAACTGTTGTTTAATGTGAGCGGGAATTCCTATGATCATAAAGCAACCGATGTGATCTACTCGTTCGCTTATAAGAATGGTGCAACGCCTGCTGCGAGCAACAGGGTGGTATTTCTGACCATAAATGATCAGACATATGACTGGTTGAAATCCAATCAGCTTGACAGAAAATTTCTGGCGAAGGCGATTGATGATTTGTCAGCGTACTCACCCGAAGCTGTAATGTTCGATATTCTGTTTGCAAGACCTTCATCTCCGGTTGCCGATTCCATTTTTGCTGAATCACTAAGAAGTGCGGGTAATATCTGTCTTCCTGCGGGACTTTCTGTATCGTTCGAGAATAAAGGAGGTTTGGACAAAGAAGGAGTTTACTATAACCGGCTTGTGAAGGAGTTTTTGATTCATCCCAGGGAATCAGGGGAGGGGCAGCCGTTTATAGCAGGAAGAGGCCTTTATCAGGCGGATATTTTCGCAGGAGTAACCAGCACTTCCGGTCATATCACTGCAGTTTCGGAATCGGATGGGGTATACAGATTTTATCCCATGCTCATTAAAGTTGACAGCGGTTATATTCCCACTTCAACCCTGGCGATGTTTCTTAGAATGTATGATATAGCTCCTGACAGCATTTATGTGAAATGGGGGGAGAGCATTACCATTCCGGCATTAAAGGAGAGCAAACTTGAAAAGGATGTGGTTATTCCGATCGATGAACATGGTCAGACTTTTATTCCCTACCCGTTGAAGTGGCAGGATGATAAAAGAAAGATGGAGATAAAAAATTTCACCGATAGAGCAGAGAATCCCGAGTTGACGGATGAACTTACTGCATTTTTTGAAGGAAATGTCGTTTTTGTGGGAGATGTATCCACTGGAATTTCGGATACGGGACCCACAACTCTCGATATTGCTGCACCTCTGGTGGTGATACATGCGGCGATGATGAACGCACTTATGACTGACAGTTTTTTCAGTTCCTTTGGAATTTTTACATTCCTTCTTGTGATAACAAGTGTTACTGTTTTGATGACAGTGATGAGTACATTCAAAAACGGCATATTCCTCCACTTCTTTTTTATCGCAGTATTACTTCTTTCCCTGCCTTTTGCCTATTTGATGATAGTCGAGCGGATACTCTTCCCGGTTGTAACATTTCAGGCATTCACCGTGCTGGGTTATCTGACTTTGTTGCTGACAATTCAATACACATCTGCAAAAGAGCAGTCATTCATCAAATCGGCATTTTCCCGGTATCTTTCGCCAACTGTGGTTGACAGGTTGATCGAAAACAGGGAGAGTCTTGCCCTTGGCGGAGAGGAGAGGGAACTGACGGTGCTCTTCTCTGATATTGCAGGATTCACAACAATCTCCGAGACTATCAAACCACAGGAACTTGTAAAGCTACTCAACGAGTATTTTACAGAAATGACCTCGATTGTGACAACCAATGGAGGGATCATAGACAAGTATATTGGTGATGCGATAATGGCGGAATTTGGTGCTCCACTTGCATTTGAAGGGCACGCTCTGGCTGCTGTTACTTCCGCTCTGCAGATGCAAAAACGATGTGATGAACTGAACAGACTTTGGAAGGAGAAAGGACACCCTGAAATAAGGATGAGAATCGGGATTAACACAGGTGGTGTGATTCTCGGGAACATGGGTTCTCAGCAGGTTTTTGACTATACAGTCGTCGGGGATACAGTGAACCTTGCATCAAGACTGGAAGGTGCCGGAAAAGTTTACGGTTGCAATATTATGATCTCGGAGACGGTTTATGATCAGATTAAAAACTCGGGAATAAAAACCCGGGCTCTCGATTTCATAAAAGTGAAAGGGAAAAACAAAGCCGTGAAGGTTTTTGAAGTAATTTCAGATGAAGTTTACGAAAAAGAGAGAGTTTATTTCCTGAAATTTGAGGAGGCACTTGGGAACTACTTTGCGCAACGGTTTGAAAGTGCGGCTGCTTTGTTTACAGAGTGTATTGATTTGAAACCCGGTGATGCTGCATCAAAAGAGTTTCTAAAAAGAATAAAGTACTTTACTGAAAATGAAGTCCCTTCTGATTGGGACGGATCATTCCAAATGAAGGAAAAATAA
- a CDS encoding Hsp20/alpha crystallin family protein encodes MRTLVYNPVKEMLRMSNEIADSLEREFKSSFSMPAVFSPRADIIEKDGVVTIHLELPGLKKEDIKLSVVENTITVEGEKTLTADENTRYYISERIAGSFKRSFKMPFEVDRNSIEASFKDGILSISLKKAEKEPDTNKSIEIK; translated from the coding sequence ATGAGAACTTTAGTTTATAATCCGGTAAAAGAAATGTTAAGAATGAGCAACGAGATTGCTGATTCACTGGAAAGGGAATTCAAGTCGTCTTTTTCGATGCCGGCTGTATTCAGTCCCAGAGCAGACATAATTGAGAAAGATGGTGTTGTTACCATTCACCTTGAATTACCCGGATTGAAAAAAGAGGATATTAAGCTTTCGGTTGTAGAGAATACCATTACTGTCGAGGGTGAGAAAACCCTTACTGCAGATGAAAATACACGCTACTATATCAGCGAAAGAATTGCAGGATCGTTCAAACGCAGTTTCAAAATGCCATTCGAAGTCGACAGAAACAGCATTGAAGCTTCCTTCAAAGATGGTATTCTTTCTATCTCTCTCAAAAAAGCAGAGAAAGAACCTGACACTAACAAAAGCATTGAAATAAAATAA
- a CDS encoding Hsp20/alpha crystallin family protein produces the protein MSNEIKKTENNEAMVSLTEDTWKEAFDKENWVLPEVNLLEDDEAFYVYASMPGVKKDDVRIKLENGNLVLMGRIDRSKQEGKKILLKEINTGNFYRKFKVADSIDTESVDASYQDGQLVLRLAKHERIKPKTIEIK, from the coding sequence ATGTCAAACGAAATTAAAAAGACAGAAAACAACGAGGCAATGGTAAGCCTGACAGAGGATACCTGGAAAGAAGCATTCGATAAAGAAAACTGGGTACTCCCCGAGGTCAATCTCCTCGAAGATGATGAAGCTTTCTATGTATATGCTTCGATGCCCGGTGTAAAGAAAGATGATGTCCGCATCAAACTTGAAAACGGAAATCTTGTTCTGATGGGAAGAATCGACAGAAGCAAACAGGAAGGCAAGAAAATATTGCTGAAGGAAATCAACACCGGCAACTTCTACCGCAAGTTCAAGGTAGCTGACTCAATAGATACAGAAAGTGTTGATGCTTCATACCAGGACGGTCAACTGGTTCTCCGCCTCGCAAAACACGAGAGAATAAAACCAAAAACCATCGAAATAAAATAA
- a CDS encoding DUF1987 domain-containing protein, producing the protein MNNLTIPKTQNTFGVNFDCSTGILELAGSSYPENTTEFFKPVIDWIQHYFLEVTGDLTLNIKIDYLNSSSIKYLSDMIDKLDNYHKSGGSVELNWYHKADDEDIMEMGEEIKEDVTFPFNIISY; encoded by the coding sequence ATGAATAATTTAACAATACCAAAGACTCAAAACACCTTTGGTGTCAATTTCGATTGTTCCACCGGCATACTTGAACTGGCAGGTTCGTCATATCCGGAGAATACCACAGAATTTTTTAAGCCTGTTATCGACTGGATACAGCATTATTTTCTCGAAGTTACCGGTGATTTGACCCTCAACATTAAGATAGATTATCTTAATTCGAGTTCGATAAAATACCTCTCCGATATGATTGACAAACTGGATAACTATCACAAAAGTGGCGGGAGTGTCGAATTGAACTGGTATCACAAAGCGGATGATGAAGATATCATGGAGATGGGTGAAGAGATAAAAGAAGATGTTACTTTTCCATTCAATATTATATCCTATTGA